The sequence GCTGGAAGATGACGACGAGCGCTATTATGGAGATGGGCACCAGGCGTGTGATGACCCAGTTTATGGCATCCAGATGCAGCTGCTGCGTGGCGACGAATATGACGCCGATGATGACGAGCCCCTTGAGGAGCTGTTCCGTGCGGGTACCCTTTATAAGCAGGAGGACGGTGTAGATGGTATACCAGAGTATCAATATTTCCAGCACCATCTTCCAATGCGTCATGAACTGCATATCAGTTGACGATCCTATTTTGCGTTATGCTGTCGGCGATGCGCACCGCCTGCACCGCCTCCTTAACATCATGGACGCGCACTATGCGCGCGCCCTTGACTGCCGCTATGGCGCACGCGGCAACCGTCCCTGTCACCCTCTCCTTCGGATCATCTATCGCGAGCACCTTACCTATGAAGGATTTACGGGACGGCCCTACGCACACCGGCTGCCCCAGCACGCCGAGCTCTGCCAGCCGCCCTATCACCTCGAGACTCTGCCCGGCCGTCTTGGCGAACCCGATCCCCGGGTCGACGATGATCCTCCGCCTCTCTATGCCGCCTTTGCGGGCTATCGCCACCGACCCCTTAAGGTCCCGGATGATATCCCGCATCAGGTCTGCGTATGAGGTGTGCGACTGCATGTCGCGCGGCGAGGCCCTCATGTGCATCGCTATGACCGCCGCGCCGTGCCGCCCGGCTACGCGCGCCATGCCGGGGTCATATTTCAACCCCGATACGTCATTCACGATCGAGGCGCCCTCTTCTATCGCCGCTTCGGCGACCTCGGCCCTTCTCGTATCGATCGACAGCGGTATATCAAGTTTCCCGGCCAGGGCCTTTATCACCGGGATCACACGGTCCAGCTCTTCTTCTACCGCGACCTCTCCTGCCCCGGGCCTCGTAGATTCACCGCC is a genomic window of Candidatus Omnitrophota bacterium containing:
- the folP gene encoding dihydropteroate synthase, coding for MAKVSRRRIPRIPDFDIKAGDFDLALSKRTYVMGVLNVTPDSFSEKGQFFDAGAATAHALQMARDGADIIDIGGESTRPGAGEVAVEEELDRVIPVIKALAGKLDIPLSIDTRRAEVAEAAIEEGASIVNDVSGLKYDPGMARVAGRHGAAVIAMHMRASPRDMQSHTSYADLMRDIIRDLKGSVAIARKGGIERRRIIVDPGIGFAKTAGQSLEVIGRLAELGVLGQPVCVGPSRKSFIGKVLAIDDPKERVTGTVAACAIAAVKGARIVRVHDVKEAVQAVRIADSITQNRIVN